The following coding sequences lie in one Arachis hypogaea cultivar Tifrunner chromosome 9, arahy.Tifrunner.gnm2.J5K5, whole genome shotgun sequence genomic window:
- the LOC112709262 gene encoding uncharacterized protein produces the protein MRARVPRNFKSLDMNLHDGTTDPKHYFSNFKSRMYLEDASDATRCKAFPTTLTKAAMKWFNSLPPRSVSSFDDLSCKFLTQFLIQKDKVKFAPSLLEVKQEVGEPLRDYMERFSKACLEIQDLPTEVVIMGLVNGLREGPFS, from the coding sequence ATGAGAGCTAGAGTTCCCAGAAACTTCAAAAGCCTTGACATGAACCTACATGATGGGACAACCGACCCAAAGCACTACTTCAGcaattttaaaagtcggatgtacttaGAAGACGCCTCGGATGCcactcgctgcaaagcctttccgacaACATTGACTAAAGCAGCTATGAAGTGGTTTAATAGCCTGCCCCCAAGGTCGGTATCAAGTTTTGACGATCTCTCGTGTAAATTCCTTACCCAATTTTTGATCCAGAAAGACAAGGTCAAGTTTGCACCCAGCCTACTCGAAGTAAAACAAGAGGTCGGAGAACCCCTGAgagactacatggaaagattcagcAAAGCATGCTTGGAAATCCAAGACCTGCCTACTGAGGTAGTAATAATGGGACTTGTTAATGGTCTCCGAGAAGGACCCTTCTCATAG
- the LOC112711114 gene encoding probable sarcosine oxidase, whose product MQNVSNDLFDVIIVGGGVMGSATAYHASKRGLKTLLIEQFDFLHHRGSSHGESRTIRANYSKPYYYPLVMESYTLWKQAQAQIGYNVYFPAHQLDMGQAHDHTLLKILENCSNHGIPHEVLNRCQLADKFSGRIDFPDDSIGILNEFGGVIKATKAVAMFQTLAHKNGAVLKDNKEITDIKKDERGVVVVSASNNETFCGKKCVVTVGAWMSKLVKKVSGVEIPIKPVEIHVFYWRVKEGHEGDFAIGGDFPTFSSHGGLHVFGTPSLEYPGLVKIVVDSGDKCDPDKREWGPGVRMNELKEWIKESFNGLIDWREPVVKQACMYSMTPDNDYVVDFLGGQFGKDVVVGGGFSGHGFKMAPVIGRILAELAVDGVPSGGTDISPFGIGRFNSSQK is encoded by the coding sequence ATGCAGAACGTCAGCAATGATCTCTTCGACGTCATAATCGTAGGCGGCGGCGTCATGGGGAGCGCCACCGCCTACCACGCTTCCAAGAGGGGGCTAAAGACCCTTCTCATAGAGCAGTTCGACTTCCTCCACCACCGTGGCTCCTCCCACGGCGAGTCTCGCACCATTCGCGCCAACTACTCCAAACCCTACTACTACCCTCTCGTCATGGAGTCCTATACCCTCTGGAAGCAGGCCCAGGCCCAAATCGGCTACAACGTCTACTTCCCAGCCCACCAACTCGACATGGGCCAGGCCCATGACCATACACTACTCAAAATCCTCGAAAACTGCAGTAACCACGGCATCCCCCACGAGGTCCTCAACCGCTGCCAGCTGGCAGACAAATTCTCGGGCCGCATCGACTTCCCCGATGACTCCATCGGGATCTTGAACGAGTTCGGCGGCGTCATAAAGGCGACGAAAGCCGTAGCCATGTTCCAAACCCTAGCACACAAAAACGGCGCCGTTCTGAAAGACAACAAAGAGATCACGGACATAAAGAAGGACGAAAGAGGCGTCGTGGTGGTTTCGGCCTCCAACAACGAAACGTTTTGCGGCAAGAAATGCGTGGTAACGGTGGGAGCGTGGATGAGCAAACTGGTAAAAAAGGTGAGCGGAGTAGAAATACCTATAAAGCCAGTGGAGATTCACGTGTTTTACTGGAGGGTGAAGGAGGGGCACGAAGGGGATTTCGCGATAGGTGGTGATTTTCCCACGTTTTCGAGCCACGGTGGGTTGCACGTGTTCGGAACGCCGTCGTTGGAATACCCGGGTTTGGTGAAGATTGTGGTTGATAGTGGGGATAAGTGTGACCCGGATAAGAGGGAGTGGGGTCCGGGGGTGAGGATGAATGAGCTGAAAGAATGGATCAAGGAAAGTTTTAACGGTTTAATTGATTGGAGGGAGCCGGTGGTGAAGCAGGCTTGCATGTACTCAATGACACCGGATAATGATTATGTTGTTGATTTCTTGGGGGGGCAGTTTGGGAAAGATGTTGTTGTAGGTGGCGGGTTTTCGGGTCATGGGTTCAAGATGGCTCCGGTTATTGGGAGGATTTTGGCTGAGCTAGCCGTCGATGGGGTCCCATCTGGCGGGACTGATATCAGTCCCTTTGGAATTGGAAGGTTTAACAGCTCACAAAAATGA